A section of the Streptomyces sp. V3I8 genome encodes:
- the proC gene encoding pyrroline-5-carboxylate reductase, with translation MSQKVAVLGTGKIGEALLSGMIRAGWAPTDLLVTARRPERARELQERHGVTAVTNQEAAKTADTLILTVKPQDMGTLLDELAAHVPAGRLIISGAAGIPTAFFEERLAQGTPVVRVMTNTPALVDEAMSVISAGSHATAEHLAHAEEIFGAVGKTLRVPESQQDACTALSGSGPAYFFYLVEAMTDAGILLGLPRDKAHDLIVQSAIGAAVMLRDSGEHPVKLRENVTSPAGTTINAIRELENHGVRAALIAALEAARDRSRELASGNS, from the coding sequence ATGAGCCAGAAAGTCGCGGTGCTCGGCACCGGCAAGATCGGCGAGGCCCTGCTCAGCGGAATGATCCGAGCGGGCTGGGCGCCCACCGACCTCCTGGTCACCGCTCGCCGCCCGGAGCGCGCCAGGGAACTCCAGGAGCGCCACGGCGTCACCGCCGTCACCAACCAGGAGGCCGCCAAGACGGCGGACACCCTGATCCTCACGGTCAAGCCCCAGGACATGGGCACCCTGCTCGACGAACTCGCCGCGCACGTCCCCGCCGGCCGCCTGATCATCAGCGGCGCCGCGGGCATCCCCACCGCCTTCTTCGAGGAGCGCCTCGCCCAGGGCACCCCGGTCGTCCGGGTCATGACGAACACCCCCGCCCTCGTCGACGAGGCCATGTCCGTCATCTCCGCCGGCAGCCACGCCACCGCCGAGCACCTCGCCCACGCCGAGGAGATCTTCGGCGCCGTCGGCAAGACGCTCCGCGTCCCCGAGTCCCAGCAGGACGCCTGCACCGCCCTCTCCGGCTCGGGCCCGGCGTACTTCTTCTACCTGGTCGAGGCCATGACCGACGCGGGCATCCTGCTCGGCCTGCCCCGCGACAAGGCCCACGACCTGATCGTCCAGTCCGCGATCGGCGCCGCCGTGATGCTCCGCGACAGCGGCGAGCACCCCGTGAAGCTCCGCGAGAACGTCACGTCCCCCGCGGGCACCACGATCAACGCCATCCGCGAGCTCGAGAACCACGGCGTACGCGCCGCCCTCATCGCCGCCCTGGAGGCGGCCCGCGACCGCAGCCGCGAACTGGCCTCCGGCAACAGCTAG
- a CDS encoding EamA/RhaT family transporter, which yields MSDEAGTTAATTAGATAGPRPEPIRFFGTTWVDHDGGYAVRRAAAAVGALAVIVAGCLVLRFAYEGLEIAAVGGFVTVLVVTMFAVCSALAFRHTWAGYAQRPAPDTQSSLRGLLAIGFIGTLTAYFFRALTEAPGEHLHRTEYETARAAYNRRAPRRRGR from the coding sequence GTGAGCGACGAAGCAGGCACCACCGCAGCCACTACCGCGGGCGCCACCGCAGGCCCCCGCCCCGAACCGATCCGCTTCTTCGGAACGACCTGGGTGGACCATGACGGCGGCTACGCGGTCCGCCGTGCCGCCGCGGCCGTCGGCGCACTCGCCGTGATCGTGGCCGGCTGCCTGGTCCTCCGCTTCGCGTACGAGGGTCTGGAGATCGCAGCCGTGGGCGGCTTCGTCACCGTCCTCGTGGTGACGATGTTCGCCGTCTGCAGCGCGCTCGCGTTCCGCCACACCTGGGCGGGTTATGCGCAGCGCCCGGCCCCGGACACGCAGTCCTCCCTGCGCGGCCTGCTGGCCATCGGTTTCATCGGCACCCTCACCGCGTACTTCTTCCGCGCCCTGACGGAAGCCCCGGGCGAACACCTGCACCGCACCGAGTACGAGACGGCCCGCGCCGCGTACAACCGCCGAGCGCCCCGCCGCAGAGGACGCTGA
- the ilvD gene encoding dihydroxy-acid dehydratase, with product MPELRSRTVTHGRNMAGARALMRASGVPGADIGRKPIVAVANSFTEFVPGHTHLQPVGRIVSEAVTAAGGIPREFNTIAVDDGIAMGHGGMLYSLPSRDLIADSVEYMVEAHCADALICISNCDKITPGMLMAALRLNIPTVFVSGGPMESGRATLVDGTVRTLDLVDAMSEAANEKVSDEDILRIEENACPTCGSCSGMFTANSMNCLTEAIGLSLPGNGSVLATHTARKGLYEDAGRTVMDITRRYYEQDDESVLPRNVATIEAFENAMALDIAMGGSTNTILHLLAAAEEGGVAFGLDEINAVSRRVPCLAKVAPNVAKDRTYYMEDVHRAGGIPALLGELHRAGHLNEDVHSVHSPSLSDWLKTWDVRAGSPSPEALELWFAAPGGVRSSEAFSQSERWEALDTDAEGGCIRSAEHAYSKDGGLAVLKGNLAVDGCVVKTAGVDESIWTFEGPAVVCESQEEAVDKILKKEITHGDVVVIRYEGPKGGPGMQEMLYPTSFLKGRGLGKTCALVTDGRFSGGTSGLSIGHASPEAASGGTIALVRDGDRIRIDIPNRSIELLVADEELAARREALGGVYAPVARERKVSAALRAYAAMATSADRGAVRDVSKLG from the coding sequence ATGCCCGAGCTGAGGTCCCGCACAGTCACCCACGGCCGCAACATGGCGGGCGCACGCGCCCTTATGCGCGCCTCCGGTGTACCGGGCGCGGACATCGGCCGCAAGCCGATCGTCGCGGTCGCCAACTCCTTCACGGAGTTCGTCCCGGGCCACACCCACCTCCAGCCGGTCGGCCGGATCGTCAGCGAGGCCGTCACGGCCGCGGGCGGCATCCCGCGCGAGTTCAACACGATCGCCGTCGACGACGGCATCGCGATGGGCCACGGCGGAATGCTGTACTCCCTGCCGTCCCGCGACCTCATCGCGGACAGCGTGGAGTACATGGTGGAGGCCCACTGCGCCGACGCCCTGATCTGCATCTCCAACTGCGACAAGATCACGCCCGGCATGCTGATGGCCGCCCTGCGCCTGAACATCCCGACGGTCTTCGTCTCCGGCGGCCCCATGGAGTCCGGCCGCGCCACGCTGGTCGACGGCACGGTCCGTACGCTCGACCTGGTCGACGCGATGTCCGAGGCGGCGAACGAGAAGGTCTCGGACGAGGACATCCTCCGTATCGAGGAGAACGCCTGTCCGACCTGCGGGTCCTGTTCCGGCATGTTCACGGCCAACTCCATGAACTGCCTGACCGAGGCCATCGGCCTGTCCCTGCCCGGCAACGGCTCGGTCCTCGCCACGCACACGGCCCGCAAGGGCCTGTACGAGGACGCGGGCCGCACGGTGATGGACATCACCCGCCGGTACTACGAGCAGGACGACGAGTCGGTCCTGCCGCGCAACGTCGCCACGATCGAGGCCTTCGAGAACGCCATGGCCCTCGACATCGCCATGGGCGGCTCGACCAACACGATCCTGCACCTGCTGGCCGCCGCCGAGGAGGGCGGCGTCGCGTTCGGCCTGGACGAGATCAACGCGGTCTCGCGCCGCGTGCCGTGCCTCGCGAAGGTCGCCCCGAACGTGGCGAAGGACCGCACGTACTACATGGAGGACGTGCACCGGGCCGGCGGCATCCCCGCCCTGCTCGGCGAGCTCCACCGCGCGGGCCATCTGAACGAGGACGTGCACTCGGTGCACAGCCCGTCCCTGTCGGACTGGCTCAAGACCTGGGACGTCCGCGCCGGTTCCCCCTCCCCGGAGGCCCTGGAGCTGTGGTTCGCGGCACCCGGCGGCGTCCGCTCGTCCGAGGCCTTCTCCCAGTCCGAGCGCTGGGAGGCCCTCGACACGGACGCGGAGGGCGGCTGCATCCGCTCGGCGGAGCACGCGTACTCCAAGGACGGCGGACTGGCGGTCCTCAAGGGCAACCTCGCCGTCGACGGCTGCGTCGTGAAGACAGCCGGCGTGGACGAGTCGATCTGGACCTTCGAGGGCCCGGCGGTCGTCTGCGAGTCGCAGGAGGAGGCCGTCGACAAGATCCTCAAGAAGGAGATCACGCACGGCGACGTCGTCGTCATCCGCTACGAGGGCCCCAAGGGCGGCCCCGGCATGCAGGAGATGCTCTACCCGACCTCCTTCCTCAAGGGCCGCGGTCTGGGCAAGACCTGCGCCCTGGTCACCGACGGCCGCTTCTCCGGCGGCACCTCGGGCCTGTCCATCGGGCACGCGTCGCCCGAGGCGGCGTCCGGCGGCACCATCGCCCTGGTCCGCGACGGCGACCGCATCCGCATCGACATCCCGAACCGCAGCATCGAGCTGCTGGTCGCCGACGAGGAACTGGCCGCCCGCCGCGAGGCCCTCGGCGGTGTGTACGCACCGGTCGCCCGCGAGCGCAAGGTCTCGGCCGCCCTGCGCGCGTACGCCGCGATGGCCACCAGCGCCGACCGGGGCGCGGTCCGCGACGTCTCCAAGCTCGGCTGA
- the trpS gene encoding tryptophan--tRNA ligase, whose protein sequence is MKRVFSGIKPTGHLTLGNYLGAMRRWSEVDQHGADALFCVVDLHALTVDHDPGRVRRLSRQAATLLLAAGLDPKLCTVFVQSHVDEHARLSYLLECVATDGEMRRMIQYKEKAAAERARGGSVRLSLLTYPVLMAADILAYGTDEVPVGDDQAQHVELTRDLAVRFNQRYGQTFVVPRTTHPEVAARVMNLQDPTSKMGKSDDAGPGIVYLLDEPEAVRKKIMRAVTDSGSDVVHDREARPGVSNLLEILAACTDGNPDELAGAYQTYGALKKDTADAVVELLDPVRRRHRELCADSAYVEKVLREGAEKARGMARPRVDAAYRAIGLLPAE, encoded by the coding sequence ATGAAGAGGGTCTTCAGCGGGATCAAGCCGACCGGGCATCTGACCCTGGGCAACTACCTGGGGGCGATGCGGCGCTGGAGCGAGGTCGACCAGCACGGGGCCGACGCGCTGTTCTGTGTCGTCGACCTGCACGCCCTGACCGTGGACCACGATCCCGGACGCGTGCGCAGGCTCAGCCGGCAGGCGGCCACCCTGCTGCTGGCCGCGGGGCTCGATCCGAAGCTGTGCACCGTCTTCGTACAGAGTCATGTCGATGAGCACGCGCGGCTGTCGTACCTGCTCGAGTGCGTGGCGACCGACGGCGAGATGCGCCGGATGATCCAGTACAAGGAGAAGGCGGCGGCCGAGCGGGCGCGGGGCGGGAGTGTGCGGCTGTCGCTGCTGACGTACCCCGTGCTGATGGCGGCGGACATTCTGGCGTACGGGACCGACGAGGTGCCGGTGGGGGACGACCAGGCGCAGCACGTGGAGCTGACGCGGGACCTGGCGGTGCGGTTCAACCAGCGGTACGGGCAGACGTTCGTGGTGCCGCGGACCACGCATCCGGAGGTGGCGGCGCGGGTCATGAACCTGCAGGACCCGACGTCGAAGATGGGGAAGTCCGACGACGCGGGGCCGGGGATCGTCTATCTGCTCGACGAGCCCGAGGCCGTCCGGAAGAAGATCATGCGGGCCGTGACCGACAGCGGGTCGGACGTCGTCCACGACCGGGAGGCCCGGCCCGGGGTCTCGAACCTGCTGGAGATCCTCGCGGCCTGCACGGACGGGAACCCGGACGAACTGGCCGGCGCGTACCAGACGTACGGAGCGCTGAAGAAGGACACCGCCGACGCCGTGGTGGAACTCCTCGACCCCGTACGGCGCAGGCACCGGGAGCTGTGCGCCGATTCCGCGTACGTGGAGAAGGTGCTGCGCGAGGGTGCCGAGAAGGCCAGGGGGATGGCGAGGCCGAGGGTGGACGCGGCGTACCGGGCGATCGGGCTGCTGCCTGCGGAGTGA
- a CDS encoding sugar phosphate isomerase/epimerase: protein MAEPVVRIPDAKVALSTASVYPESTATAFKIAARLGYDGVEVMVWTDPVSQDIEALRRLSDYHGVPILAVHAPCLLITQRVWSTDPWTKLQRARAAAERLGASAVVVHPPFRWQRQYSRDFVTGIWRIADETDVRFAVENMYPWRYRDREMLAYAPDWDVTKDDYRHFTIDLSHTATARTDALQMVDRMSDRLGHVHLADGNGSNKDEHLVPGRGTQPCAELLERLVLSGFDGHVVIEVNTRRAMSSAEREADLAEALAFTRLHLASAARIPRP, encoded by the coding sequence GTGGCAGAACCAGTCGTGCGCATCCCGGATGCGAAGGTCGCCCTGTCCACGGCCTCCGTCTATCCGGAGTCGACAGCGACGGCCTTCAAGATCGCCGCGCGCCTCGGCTACGACGGCGTCGAGGTCATGGTGTGGACCGATCCGGTCAGCCAGGACATCGAAGCCCTGCGCCGCCTCAGCGACTACCACGGCGTCCCGATCCTCGCCGTGCACGCCCCCTGCCTGCTCATCACCCAGCGCGTCTGGTCCACCGACCCGTGGACCAAGCTCCAGCGCGCCCGGGCGGCAGCCGAGAGGCTCGGGGCGAGCGCGGTCGTCGTGCACCCCCCGTTCCGCTGGCAGCGCCAGTACTCCCGTGACTTCGTCACCGGAATCTGGCGGATAGCCGACGAGACGGACGTACGGTTCGCCGTCGAGAACATGTACCCCTGGCGCTACCGCGACCGCGAGATGCTCGCCTACGCACCCGACTGGGACGTCACGAAGGACGACTACCGGCACTTCACGATCGACCTGAGCCACACCGCGACGGCCCGCACCGACGCGCTCCAGATGGTCGACCGCATGAGCGACCGCCTGGGCCACGTCCACCTCGCCGACGGCAACGGCTCCAACAAGGACGAGCACCTGGTCCCCGGCCGCGGCACCCAGCCCTGTGCCGAACTGCTCGAACGGCTCGTCCTGTCCGGCTTCGACGGCCACGTCGTCATCGAGGTCAACACCCGCCGGGCCATGTCGAGCGCCGAGCGCGAGGCCGACCTGGCGGAGGCCCTCGCCTTCACCCGCCTCCACCTCGCTTCGGCGGCCCGGATCCCGCGTCCATGA
- a CDS encoding ABC transporter ATP-binding protein, with translation MMNIASGPPDPASPAPDPTPPTTDHPAVHAVGLTVLRGPRQVLRGIDFDVPRGRITGLLGPSGCGKSTLMRSIVGTQAKVTGTLDVLGLPAGDPALRSRIGYVTQAPSVYDDLSVRQNLDYFAAILDPGRAAADRRHESVTRAISDVDLATHADALAGNLSGGQRNRVSLAAALLGTPELLVLDEPTVGLDPVLRRDLWQLFHAIAADRGATLLVSSHVMDEAERCHRLLLMREGEILAGGTPDALRTRTGTDTVEAAFLHLVDEAIAAGDRPHKETLR, from the coding sequence ATGATGAATATAGCGTCGGGCCCACCCGACCCCGCATCACCGGCCCCCGACCCCACACCACCGACCACCGACCACCCGGCGGTCCACGCCGTCGGCCTCACCGTCCTCCGCGGCCCCCGCCAGGTCCTGCGCGGCATCGACTTCGACGTCCCCCGCGGCCGTATCACCGGCCTGCTCGGCCCCTCCGGCTGCGGCAAGTCCACCCTCATGCGGTCGATCGTCGGCACCCAGGCCAAGGTCACCGGCACCCTGGACGTCCTCGGCCTCCCCGCCGGAGACCCCGCCCTCCGCTCCCGCATCGGTTACGTCACCCAGGCCCCCTCCGTCTACGACGACCTGTCGGTCCGCCAGAACCTCGACTACTTCGCCGCGATCCTCGACCCCGGCCGCGCGGCCGCCGACCGCCGCCACGAGAGCGTCACCCGCGCCATCTCCGACGTCGACCTCGCCACCCACGCCGACGCCCTCGCGGGCAACCTCTCCGGCGGCCAGCGCAACCGCGTCTCCCTCGCCGCGGCCCTCCTCGGCACCCCGGAGCTCCTCGTCCTCGACGAACCCACGGTCGGCCTCGATCCCGTACTCCGCCGCGACCTCTGGCAGCTCTTCCACGCCATCGCCGCCGACCGGGGCGCCACCCTCCTCGTCTCCTCCCACGTCATGGACGAGGCCGAGCGCTGCCACCGCCTGCTCCTGATGCGCGAGGGCGAAATCCTCGCCGGGGGCACCCCGGACGCCCTGCGCACCCGTACCGGCACCGACACCGTCGAGGCCGCCTTCCTCCACCTGGTCGACGAAGCGATCGCGGCCGGCGACCGGCCGCACAAGGAGACCCTCCGATGA
- a CDS encoding ABC transporter permease: MNTTSTSDTSGTPRTSPATPGSPAEPRAFGLARTTATATRVLRQLRHDPRTIALMILIPCVMLLLLRYVFDGSPRTFDSIGASLLGVFPLITMFLVTSIATLRERTSGTLERLLAMPLGKADLIAGYALAFGAIAVVQSVLATGLAVWVLGLDVTGSAWLLLLVALFDALLGTALGLFVSAFASSEFQAVQFMPAVIFPQLLLCGLFTPRSDMHPVLEGISDVLPMSYAVDGMNEVLQHTDVTAAFVRDTLIVAACALLVLILGAATLRRRTA, encoded by the coding sequence ATGAACACGACCAGCACCTCAGATACCTCAGGTACCCCACGTACGAGTCCGGCCACACCGGGCTCACCGGCCGAGCCGCGCGCCTTCGGCCTCGCGCGCACCACCGCCACCGCGACCCGGGTCCTGCGCCAGCTCCGCCACGACCCGCGCACGATCGCGCTGATGATCCTCATCCCGTGCGTGATGCTCCTGCTGCTCCGCTACGTCTTCGACGGCAGCCCGCGCACCTTCGACTCCATCGGCGCCTCGCTGCTCGGCGTCTTCCCCCTCATCACGATGTTCCTGGTGACCTCCATCGCCACCCTGCGCGAACGCACCTCCGGCACCCTGGAACGCCTCCTCGCCATGCCCCTCGGCAAGGCCGACCTCATCGCCGGCTACGCCCTCGCCTTCGGGGCGATCGCCGTCGTCCAGTCCGTCCTCGCCACCGGCCTCGCCGTCTGGGTCCTGGGCCTCGACGTCACCGGCTCGGCCTGGCTGCTCCTCCTGGTCGCGCTGTTCGACGCCCTGCTCGGCACCGCTCTGGGCCTCTTCGTCTCGGCGTTCGCGTCCTCCGAGTTCCAGGCCGTCCAGTTCATGCCGGCCGTGATCTTCCCCCAGCTCCTCCTCTGCGGCCTGTTCACCCCGCGCTCCGACATGCACCCCGTACTGGAGGGCATCTCCGACGTCCTGCCCATGTCGTACGCCGTCGACGGCATGAACGAGGTCCTCCAGCACACCGACGTCACCGCCGCCTTCGTCCGCGACACCCTGATCGTCGCGGCCTGCGCCCTCCTCGTCCTGATCCTCGGCGCGGCCACCCTCCGCCGCCGCACCGCCTGA
- a CDS encoding Ppx/GppA phosphatase family protein, translating to MRLGVLDVGSNTVHLLVVDAHPGARPLPAHSYKVELRLAQLLDDSGSIHPEGVDRLIAVIKEALEAAEDKGVEDLLPFATSAVREAGNADEVLARVRDETGVELQVLTGAEEARLTFLAARRWFGWSAGKLLVLDIGGGSLEIAYGMDEEPDAAASLPLGAGRLTAGWLPTDPADPAEVKALRRHVRTQIARTVGEFSRFGAPDHVVATSKTFKQLARLAGAARSADGLYVPRELKRRSLEDWVPRLAAMTTAERAELPGVSEGRAGQLLAGAVVAEGAMALFEVETVDICPWALREGVILRNLDQMTTP from the coding sequence ATGAGACTCGGTGTCCTGGACGTGGGTTCGAACACGGTGCACCTGCTGGTGGTGGACGCACACCCCGGCGCACGCCCGCTGCCCGCGCATTCGTACAAGGTGGAGCTGCGGCTCGCCCAACTCCTCGACGACAGCGGCTCGATCCACCCCGAGGGCGTCGACAGACTGATCGCCGTCATCAAGGAGGCGCTCGAGGCCGCCGAGGACAAGGGTGTCGAGGACCTGCTGCCGTTCGCGACCTCCGCGGTGCGCGAGGCGGGCAACGCCGACGAGGTGCTGGCCCGGGTGCGCGACGAGACCGGTGTGGAGCTCCAGGTCCTCACCGGCGCCGAGGAGGCCCGGCTCACCTTCCTCGCCGCCCGCCGCTGGTTCGGCTGGTCGGCCGGGAAACTGCTCGTCCTGGACATCGGCGGCGGTTCGCTGGAGATCGCGTACGGGATGGACGAGGAGCCCGACGCGGCCGCCTCCCTGCCGCTCGGCGCGGGCCGGCTGACCGCGGGCTGGCTGCCGACCGATCCGGCGGACCCGGCGGAGGTCAAGGCCCTGCGCCGCCATGTGCGGACCCAGATCGCCCGTACGGTCGGGGAGTTCAGCCGGTTCGGCGCCCCCGACCACGTGGTCGCCACCTCCAAGACCTTCAAGCAGCTGGCCCGCCTCGCCGGGGCCGCGCGCTCGGCCGACGGCCTGTACGTGCCGCGCGAGCTCAAGCGCCGCTCCCTGGAGGACTGGGTCCCGCGCCTGGCCGCCATGACCACCGCCGAACGCGCCGAGCTCCCCGGGGTCTCGGAGGGCCGCGCGGGCCAGCTCCTGGCCGGCGCCGTCGTGGCCGAGGGGGCGATGGCCCTCTTCGAGGTGGAAACGGTGGACATATGCCCCTGGGCCCTCCGCGAGGGAGTGATCCTCCGAAACCTGGACCAGATGACAACCCCGTGA
- a CDS encoding PQQ-binding-like beta-propeller repeat protein — MAPLRSFGPGQEAEHPDYAGQYRLESCLGAGGMGVVHLATSASGLRLAIKVVHGEHAADPEFRARFRQEVSAARRVSGAFTAPVVDADPHATLPWMATLFIPGPTLAEQVKRNGAMEAAEVRRLGAGLAEALRDIHRAGVVHRDLKPSNVLLAPDGPKVIDFGISRPTDSDVRTETGKLIGSPPFMAPEQFQRPREVGPAADVFAMGAVLAHAATGRGPFDSNSPYVVAYQVVHNEPDLAGVPDDLVPLILRCLAKDPAERPLPAEVMDALRQPVPASAPRPRIPAQRRSPDETHIGAGPQPRTEPEPEPESEPGSGSGSGSRSRPAASSWVRRRPGRVTVVGVTLVLAAGGAFGVRELTSAGTTTAGPAEASPGTFRPWSTVLGGTQGDGAGAVPPVCTSGGGALYCSAPGVPAARLDPSNGRVLWSYKGEGEGDGGGSAGAKTPPELSGGLLHLTSGSRLTAVDPRSGTQSWEADISAYAAVVHSADTTLLVGGHGTVRALDSATGGERWSTRIGGVGTQWIGGPAGTRSGPGVLYAVTPSADGTATQVSAVSVEGGTVLWTRSAAGNLSPFSAPDGALYLLSTNADQLVDAIVRFDSGKRSARRVSLPTPLDRASAAQSGGVAYLSDVGGSLVAVDTRRAGKNGVGAELWRLETSVSRPSRPVVSGGRVYVTAPDGRLLATDARRGEPLGQTRPRLGGDTARVVAELPRPVVMDGEVFAGAPDGSVFAVDARRPAGW, encoded by the coding sequence ATGGCCCCGCTGCGCAGCTTCGGACCCGGACAGGAAGCGGAACACCCGGACTATGCCGGGCAGTACCGCCTCGAATCCTGCCTGGGTGCGGGTGGCATGGGTGTGGTGCACCTCGCGACGTCCGCCTCCGGCCTGCGTCTCGCGATCAAGGTCGTGCATGGCGAGCATGCGGCGGATCCCGAGTTCAGGGCCCGCTTCCGGCAGGAGGTGAGCGCCGCCCGGCGGGTGAGCGGAGCCTTCACCGCCCCCGTGGTGGACGCGGATCCCCATGCCACGCTGCCGTGGATGGCAACGCTGTTCATCCCCGGTCCCACGCTCGCCGAGCAGGTGAAGCGGAACGGTGCGATGGAGGCCGCCGAGGTGCGCAGGCTCGGGGCCGGTCTGGCCGAGGCACTGCGCGACATCCACCGGGCAGGTGTGGTCCACCGCGATCTCAAGCCGAGCAACGTCCTGCTCGCGCCCGACGGCCCCAAGGTCATCGACTTCGGCATCTCGCGGCCGACGGACAGTGATGTGCGTACGGAGACCGGGAAGCTGATCGGTTCGCCGCCCTTCATGGCGCCCGAGCAGTTCCAGCGGCCGCGGGAGGTCGGACCGGCCGCGGACGTGTTCGCGATGGGCGCGGTGCTGGCCCACGCGGCGACGGGCCGCGGCCCCTTCGACTCCAACAGCCCGTACGTCGTGGCGTACCAGGTGGTGCACAACGAACCGGATCTCGCGGGCGTCCCGGACGACCTGGTACCGCTGATCCTGCGCTGCCTCGCGAAGGATCCGGCCGAACGGCCGCTGCCCGCCGAGGTGATGGACGCCCTGCGGCAGCCGGTGCCCGCGTCGGCGCCCAGGCCCCGCATCCCCGCCCAGCGGCGCTCCCCGGACGAGACGCACATCGGTGCGGGACCGCAACCGCGGACGGAACCGGAACCGGAACCGGAATCAGAACCGGGGTCGGGATCAGGATCGGGATCGAGGTCGCGACCGGCCGCTTCCTCGTGGGTCCGTCGGCGTCCCGGGCGGGTCACGGTGGTCGGCGTCACGCTCGTACTGGCCGCCGGGGGCGCGTTCGGCGTACGGGAGCTGACCTCGGCCGGGACGACCACGGCCGGTCCCGCCGAGGCGAGCCCCGGGACCTTCCGGCCGTGGAGCACGGTTCTCGGCGGCACGCAGGGCGACGGCGCCGGTGCCGTGCCGCCCGTCTGCACTTCGGGTGGGGGCGCCCTCTACTGCTCGGCCCCGGGGGTTCCGGCAGCGCGGCTCGATCCCTCGAACGGCCGGGTCCTGTGGTCGTACAAAGGAGAGGGTGAGGGTGACGGTGGTGGCTCGGCGGGGGCCAAGACGCCGCCCGAGCTGTCCGGCGGTCTGCTGCACCTCACGAGCGGCAGCCGGCTCACAGCGGTCGACCCCCGGTCGGGCACGCAGAGCTGGGAGGCCGACATCTCCGCGTACGCCGCCGTCGTGCACAGCGCCGACACCACACTCCTCGTCGGTGGGCACGGCACCGTGCGGGCGCTGGACAGTGCGACGGGCGGGGAGCGCTGGAGCACGCGGATCGGCGGTGTCGGCACCCAGTGGATCGGCGGTCCGGCCGGGACCAGGTCCGGTCCGGGCGTCCTCTACGCGGTGACGCCCTCCGCCGACGGGACCGCCACGCAGGTCAGCGCGGTGTCCGTGGAGGGCGGCACCGTGCTGTGGACGAGGTCTGCGGCCGGGAACCTGAGCCCGTTCTCCGCGCCGGACGGAGCCCTGTACCTGCTGTCGACCAATGCCGACCAGCTGGTCGACGCGATCGTCCGGTTCGACAGCGGAAAGCGCAGCGCCCGCCGGGTGTCCCTGCCGACCCCGCTCGACCGGGCGTCCGCCGCGCAGAGCGGTGGCGTCGCGTACCTGAGCGACGTGGGCGGCTCGCTCGTGGCCGTCGACACGCGCCGGGCCGGGAAGAACGGGGTGGGCGCCGAGCTGTGGCGCCTGGAGACGTCGGTCAGCCGTCCGTCGCGGCCCGTGGTGTCGGGCGGCCGCGTGTACGTCACCGCTCCCGACGGCCGTCTGCTCGCCACGGACGCCCGCCGCGGTGAACCGCTGGGCCAGACCCGCCCCCGGCTCGGCGGCGACACGGCACGGGTCGTGGCGGAACTGCCCCGGCCGGTGGTCATGGACGGCGAGGTCTTCGCCGGCGCACCCGACGGCAGCGTCTTCGCCGTGGACGCCCGCAGGCCCGCCGGCTGGTGA
- a CDS encoding TetR/AcrR family transcriptional regulator produces MTAAAPRRRGRPSRTDSADGPAARDRILAAAREEFAERGFEKTSVRGIAKTADVDAALVHHYFGTKEQVFEAAIEVAIGPLLSAPGSVGEGPLDGVGERLARFFFGVWENPATRGALLAIVRSAVNNETAAGVFRRLISAQLLRRVALQLDLPDAELRAELAAAQLVGIAMLRYVIKVEPLASADPEQIIARVSPVIQSHLTAP; encoded by the coding sequence ATGACAGCCGCCGCCCCGCGCCGCCGGGGCCGCCCCTCCCGTACGGACTCGGCGGACGGCCCCGCGGCCCGCGACCGCATCCTGGCGGCGGCCCGCGAGGAGTTCGCCGAGCGGGGTTTCGAGAAGACCTCCGTACGCGGCATCGCGAAGACGGCGGACGTGGACGCGGCGCTCGTGCACCACTACTTCGGCACCAAGGAGCAGGTCTTCGAGGCGGCCATCGAGGTCGCCATCGGCCCCCTCCTGAGCGCCCCCGGCTCGGTCGGCGAGGGCCCCCTCGACGGCGTCGGCGAGCGGCTGGCCCGCTTCTTCTTCGGGGTCTGGGAGAACCCGGCCACCCGCGGGGCCCTGCTGGCGATCGTCCGCTCCGCCGTGAACAACGAGACCGCGGCCGGCGTCTTCCGCCGGCTGATCTCCGCCCAGCTGCTGCGCCGCGTCGCCCTCCAGCTGGATCTCCCGGACGCCGAACTGCGCGCCGAACTGGCCGCCGCGCAACTCGTGGGCATCGCCATGCTGCGCTACGTGATCAAGGTGGAACCCCTGGCCTCGGCGGACCCGGAACAGATCATCGCCAGGGTCTCCCCGGTGATCCAGTCCCACCTGACCGCTCCCTGA